The sequence below is a genomic window from Cucumis melo cultivar AY chromosome 5, USDA_Cmelo_AY_1.0, whole genome shotgun sequence.
TTAAAAGCATTTTTAGTTAcaacaaaatgataaaattgaattctttttcttcttattttgctatatttataaataaattatctATTTGTTATATACGAAAAGAACCCgaaaataaaagtaaatttttAAGAAGCAATATGGTTACTCTTTTTGTTGACGCTATGATTTTAgtaaaattgtcaaaaatagaatatttaataaaatatttacactttatagaaaaattaaatataacaaattttgtcTTCTATTGGTTTTGTTCTATAaagtataaataatttgttaaaattttcctatttttgaaaaaacatcttaattttatctttaaacatgttctttttaataatagtaagtcctaagtaaaattttaaaatacttttgaGGTAACGACCAGTTAATTAAAGCAGAACTCGATGCAGCGTatagaatttcttttttaaaaaacaatccAAAATCAGTTGAGTTGGTACTAAAAAAACCTTCTATTGCTACACTAATATGTACCTATTCCATCAACATTCAACATTTTACGAatttatattgtttttaaaCCTTTCATGTAAAATTGAAAATACTATTAATCTTGTTTGTACTTCCATGGTAGGAACAcatttaaaactttaaaaacTACAGAAATTCGAATAAACATACATATGTCCAtataatttaagaaaatatggagacaaaaaaaaacatagttaaaaacattattttcaaccataaattttaattcaaacctaagaattcaaaagaaaaaaaaataacaatagaaTTAAAGGCAGCTTAAATACAAGGTCATAGCttttaaatatttatcaaaCCCAAAAATActacatatttaaaaaaaaaatattttctcaaaaaaacttttttattttaatcattCGAATTTAGTTATACGAATTTTCATACAATGAAAAGCTggatttgaatatattttcataatttataAATGAGAAGGCTAACATACATTAATTTTTCACAAACAAAGACAATAAAAGAAGTTAACAATCAGCTAATGGtacaaattaatttaaaatttactgACTAGTAGaaaactaaaatataaatactaaaataaaataagtagaaaatcaaaatattattttaacgTCAAGAAAATAAGACATGTGAACAAGCCGGGAATTGCATAGTTTAGTTAGAGCCAACAACTGAGCAGCCaaactattttatattaaaaataaatcaacACGGTGCtaaataaaaaatggaaaaaataaatgaaagcaacacaataaaataaataatattacgGTTCAAACTTCAAagggaatatatatatatacacatacacatatatatatccCACTTGGTCAGAACCAATATCggaattataatttaatttatcaCACCAAACTtctaattaaacaaatataaaaaatgaaatatgaaTAAAATATTGAAAGCAATCCGCCAAACTAATCAGTGacttaataatttaatataaaaagTTAGTGCAATGATTTTTAAATTTGCGTTTGTTATCTATAAACAGAAATTATGttggaaaaatattaaattaattttaatcatTCTAACTAAGttattaacaattttaaaatcaaactcaaataaatatatactaaGATAACAAATCCCATATTATTAAGATTATTTTACATAATTTCAATGTTCATTAATAAATGGAGAAAAAGCTTAAAGTTAAAAAATGTAacgaaagaaaacaaaaataatccATAAATGAGACATTCggagataaaaaaattattatgtaTTACTTTCGTTGagtaatttattaatttactaataaaaattttaacatttacaaATTCTCGTCCATCATTTCACCTTATTAAATTACAATAGAATGAAAGTACAAATATTTCTTGGAGTTGGATGGGTGAGGTTGAGATAGAGTTAGTAACTCCGTTCCTTATTTAACACATCTTTGTCAAATTTTGCGTGGGCTCCACAACTTATTAACACCAATTTAATGACTTAAAGTGAAAATTGCTTTCGGGATAGGTAgaagtaaatatatatatatatatatatatataaccattTCTTGTATTTGGTAAAATCAATTGggactaaattaatttttaaaacactttcattttattatctctattttaaaactatttacgaaatacagtgaatttccttcaattttccaaaataaatttaagtttttgttttatatatgaaaatagTTTAATTCTTTTTATGTTCAATTTCTCGAAAAACAATATTAGGTATCATTTAgacttttcaaaatgttttaattaatatttaatatttaattttatcctTTAAAAATAAGATTGGTTTTATATATCAATTGCCCTATCAAATTAACTTTCCAATTTCCATGAGTTGAatccatctttttttcttttttaaataaaactatttcctttaatattaaaaaatcaatatacaacaacaaacaaaaacaTATTCTTCTAAAAATCGTCAAAAtctataaatcataaaaaaaaaaaattaagaaatcaaAGTAAGGTTTTtagttattatatttaaaaCGAGATAGTATTCATTTACACCACTAAAACCTACCTCTTCAAGTTTCAATAAATTTATCAATCactaatttattctattttagattttattttatttcaaggTCGATTCTCATTTTTTAGATGCACACTGTATTTTATTTCTATAAATCTCAATAAATTCATCgaacaatattttatttcactTTTTACAACTAAATCTAAATTCTATAGAAGTACGTTGTTTACTTCGTACATCTCAAACTAAACAATACTAAATAACCCCTCACGCTTAACAATTTCAATTCCATCACTAATAACCCTAAGTgaggaaataaaaaaagaaaaaagaaaaaaagatcaaGAAGTCAAAAATAACACGTAGGATGAAATTACGAAAGTAGCCCTAAGGCTTTGAAGATTATCCCTTGGAGTCCAAGGTAGAATTAGAAAGAAATGCGTATAACAAGGAAACGCCCTTGGTCTACCTGTCCTTTGCCTGCTGGTCCTCGTCTTCTTTTTTTGTGGCTTCCGtttcttcatttatttattCGTATTTTAATctctttatatataaaaatatataattatttatttatttatatatatctgAATTATTCtttgtgttatatatatataatttttgaaatttgtttgcGATTTGATCTTCGAAATCTTCGAAACCCTCGCTTTGTTCATGCTCTGACCGATCTCCACAAATTCGATCCACTTTTCATCTTTCGGTATGGAGCGCGTAATCGGCGGCAAGTACAAGCTTGGCCGCAAGATCGGCAGCGGATCCTTCGGTGAAATCTATCTCGGTGCGTTCTAAGGACTGGATGTGTTTGAATTAAAttcttcttttgtattttttgtgatttaCGACTGAGAATTCTTGTGATTCTTTGTTTCAGCTACTCATATTGAGACGTTCGAAATCGTTGCTGTGAAAATTGTAAGTTCTGATCGTTTGACTGAATTTTGCGTCGTTTGTTTCTGTATTTTGTGGATACTTTCTCCGATGTATCTTAGTTGAAGTTTCCATGCGTGGATTGGAGTTTCCGGAGTTTACTTATGTGTTTGGTTCTTTTCTGGCAGGAAAACAATAAAACGAAGCATCCGCAACTGCTTTATGAGGCTAAATTGTATAGTATTCTTCAAGGAGGAAGTACGTAAGCGATTTTGATAGATTTTTCATGTTCTTTGTAGTTCAATGCTTGTGTTGAAGGACGATACCAGCTTTGATGCTTGTGTTGAAGGACGATACCAGCTTTGATGTAACTTCTTTTGCTGTCGCCTGATTGTTGTTTTCTTCTTAATTCAGGCGGTATTCCTGCTACGAAATGGTCTGGTATAGACGGGGAAGAGAATGTGCTTGTCCTTGATTTGCTTGGACCAAGTCTCGAAGATCTCTTTGTATATTGTGGGAGGAAGTTCTCGCTGAAGACAGTCTTGATGTTGGCTGATCAAATGGTATGTATCACTTCCTGCTGTGGTTTACCGGCAAGTCTTAAATGCTTTGAGGTCTCTTCTCTAGTctcattcattttcatttttgaagATCACAAGAATAGAGTACGTTCATTCCAAAGGATTTCTGCATAGAGATATAAAGCCGGATAACTTCCTTATGGGCCTCGGACGCAAAGCTAATCAGGTAATAATTCTGTTTCAAGTTTATCTGTTCTTATTATCAATGAATCACTTCAAAATTTTCTTGCTAGCTTCGTTTTCTTGGTTGTATATTGATTCTTATCTTAGCTTCATTTCGTTATCAGGTTTACATTATAGATTTTGGATTAGCAAAAAGATATCGAGATGCAACTACCAACCGACATATCCCTTACAGGTATCCTTTCAATTACTTTTGGAACTTCTTTTAAGTTTCTATCTCATTTTTTAAATCGATATGAAATTGCGATATAACCTTCTTTTATTTGTAATCTATCTTACCAGGGAGAACAAAAACCTAACAGGGACAGCTCGCTATGCTAGTTGCAATACTCATCTTGGAATCGGTAAGTCGGACTCCTGAGTTTACTACTAGCATATTGTTCACTGAATTTTAACTCGAGCCTCATGTAACCTCTCTCCTGTCTTCTTCTAGAGCAAAGTCGGCGTGATGATTTGGAGTCTCTCGGATATGTGCTTCTATACTTTTTGAGAGGAAGGTATACCATTGCCCTCACTACTTTTATTACAATCAATTAGCTATGCATAATAGTGCCTCCTTCATGCAGAAGAATGTCATGAGATTCTACAGAATGTTGTATTAATATCCCCTTGTCCCAATTCAAATACATTCTATCTGCATATCCTAATAActtaaatttcaatttatagCCTTCCATGGCAAGGATTGAAAGCTGCCACAAAGAAGcaaaaatatgataaaatatgtGAGAAGAAGTTATCTACTCCTATTGAGGTATGTTTAACCAAATCTCTTGCGTCTTCGGTAAGTGTATATAATCTGGAGCTTATTCAACTATTTTTGTTATCATTCTCAAAGGTTCTATGCAAGTCTCATCCAGTGGAATTCGCTTCATACTTCCATTACTGTCACTCTCTGACATTTGATCAGCGACCTGATTATGGATTCTTAAAGCGATTGTTCCGTGACTTGTTTGCTCGTGAAGGTAGTGATGTTTTGGTGTAAAACTTTGTTCAACCATTTTCCTATTTGGATGAGACGTGTTCTTCCATGAACCCTAATTAAATGTTTTGGTGCAGAATATGAATTTGATTATGTTTTTGACTGGACAATCATAAAATACCAGCAGTCACAGAAGAACAGAACTCAGCCACGAGTATCTGTAAGTATCTATCACTAGTTTGCAGTTTTGTCTTTATGTAATGATTTCATTGGGAGAAATTGGAATGAACAGATTTGATTCTAAGTATGGTCTATTGCCTCTTACTTCAGCCGGTTGTTGGTGGTACACATAATCATCATGCCACACCTATGGAAGGGGAAAATCGTCAAGGTTAGGTTTCTGCTGGATGCATATTCATGTCAAATTTACCATTGCATTGTTTAAAGTAAGTGacttaatatttatttttcatcaGGTGGGTTTAATACCTATTCATCAGCAGAGGTTACGGATCGTGTTAGATCTGATAATGTTTCAAGCCCCGCAGTGCGACTGCATTTCAAACAACCAACTCCAAAGAATTTGAGTTCTGACAATGCTCTTGACATGAATGTAAACGATCTTCTTTACGGCCTCTTTAAAACAATCTTATTTATGGAATAATTTCATCCATTATTTCTTACTATGGTATTTGCCCTTGTATGTTAGTGTTATAATAACTTACTTGTGGTCTATATTAATAATGTAGGCTCTAAATGATTCTCGCATGGCTACTTCATCATTTACACCTGCTGGTAGCTCAAGAGGAAATTCTTCTAAACCGTTGCAGTCAACCGAATCTCCAAACCGTGTACAGGGAAATGGTCACAGGATTGGCCCTTCAAGTAGCTGGATTTCATCATTACAGAGAATCTCATCTGCCAAGTGATCAAAATGGTAAGCCCTCGGTATATTGACTT
It includes:
- the LOC103497925 gene encoding casein kinase 1-like protein 3 — protein: MERVIGGKYKLGRKIGSGSFGEIYLATHIETFEIVAVKIENNKTKHPQLLYEAKLYSILQGGSGIPATKWSGIDGEENVLVLDLLGPSLEDLFVYCGRKFSLKTVLMLADQMITRIEYVHSKGFLHRDIKPDNFLMGLGRKANQVYIIDFGLAKRYRDATTNRHIPYRENKNLTGTARYASCNTHLGIEQSRRDDLESLGYVLLYFLRGSLPWQGLKAATKKQKYDKICEKKLSTPIEVLCKSHPVEFASYFHYCHSLTFDQRPDYGFLKRLFRDLFAREEYEFDYVFDWTIIKYQQSQKNRTQPRVSPVVGGTHNHHATPMEGENRQGGFNTYSSAEVTDRVRSDNVSSPAVRLHFKQPTPKNLSSDNALDMNALNDSRMATSSFTPAGSSRGNSSKPLQSTESPNRVQGNGHRIGPSSSWISSLQRISSAK